One Panicum virgatum strain AP13 chromosome 3N, P.virgatum_v5, whole genome shotgun sequence DNA segment encodes these proteins:
- the LOC120665909 gene encoding uncharacterized protein LOC120665909 produces the protein MASVSRLLPPAPPPAAPLHCPRTRSHLAVPRLRCRAAPSAAASSGAAVLERGGRAAEVALREFVTPDELRAAVRLRVRTFYEYAVDSVGAEDHRKALADREFEALQDRISGRMINFQRVSCINGTVPLSPSLMAADELCSMCKFVEDGEERVVVGSLDLNQCLWLPDELTGKRPGVNEDSQTRAYLSNVCVAKELQKKGLGYALVDKSKKLAREWGITDLYVHVAINNIAGQKLYKKSGFVYEGEEPAWKARFLGRPRRLLLWLDMNKEPL, from the exons ATGGCGTCGGTGTCGCGgctgctcccgccggcgcctcctccggccgcgccCCTCCACTGCCCGCGTACGCGTAGCCACCTCGCCGTCCCGCGCCTCCggtgccgcgccgccccctctgCGGCGGCCtccagcggcgccgccgtgctcgagCGCGGCGGAAGAGCCGCGGAGGTGGCACTGCGGGAGTTCGTCACGCCAgacgagctccgcgccgccgtgcgcctccGCGTGCGCACCTTCTACGAGTACGCCGTGGACTCCGTCGGAGCCGAG GATCACAGAAAGGCTCTTGCAGATAGGGAATTTGAAGCGTTGCAGGATAGAATTTCTGGGAGAATGATCAATTTCCAAAGAGTTTCTTGTATAAATGGGACTGTACCACTGTCCCCGTCCTTAATGGCAGCTGATGAACTTTGTTCTATGTGCAAG TTTGTGGAGGATGGAGAAGAGAGAGTAGTAGTTGGTAGTTTAGACCTTAATCAGTGTCTCTGGCTACCAGATGAATTGACTGGCAAGAGGCCTGGG GTGAATGAAGACAGCCAGACAAGAGCATATCTGAGCAATGTTTGTGTCGCTAAGGAGCTCCAAAAAAAGGGGTTAGGTTATGCATTGGTTGACAAGTCCAAGAAATTAGCTCGTGAATGGG GCATAACAGATCTGTATGTCCATGTCGCCATAAACAACATAGCAGGACAAAAGCTGTACAAGAAGAGTGGATTTGTTTATGAAGGCGAAGAACCTGCATGGAAGGCTAGGTTTCTGGGGCGGCCTCGAAGGTTGCTTCTTTGGCTCGATATGAACAAAGAGCCATTGTGA